The following coding sequences are from one Fibrobacter sp. UWR4 window:
- a CDS encoding nucleotidyltransferase family protein, whose translation MKIVLPVAGNGLRLRPYTENVPKCLLPVAGKTILDWIVEDSLFLKPAETVFITGYKADVVDDFLKNRTEWGNTRTVLQANPQGLGEAISLALPYVEDDEPLLIILGDTLFEADLTVLEHAQDNILYTYKVDDPRRFGVAVTDKDGRIERLVEKPQEFVSDEAIVGIYYIKDTKVLKESLKYLMDNNIRTKNEFQLTDALEMMIQKGCSFRTAPVAKWLDCGLAETLLETNAIVLNRNDNSAEADFEGCEIIAPCYIGRDVRMVNCKIGPNVSIGDGCFIENSSLQDVVVWDGVKISDKQLDNIIIHE comes from the coding sequence ATGAAAATTGTATTGCCTGTTGCTGGTAACGGATTGCGACTCCGTCCTTATACGGAGAATGTTCCGAAATGCTTGCTTCCCGTTGCCGGAAAGACGATTTTGGATTGGATCGTAGAGGATTCCCTTTTTCTGAAGCCTGCTGAAACTGTTTTTATTACAGGTTACAAGGCTGATGTCGTTGATGATTTTTTGAAGAATCGCACAGAATGGGGAAATACTCGTACGGTGCTGCAGGCTAATCCTCAAGGGTTGGGTGAAGCAATTAGTCTTGCCCTTCCGTACGTTGAAGACGATGAACCGCTTTTGATTATTTTGGGTGATACCCTTTTCGAAGCTGATCTTACTGTGCTGGAGCATGCTCAGGACAATATTCTGTACACCTACAAGGTGGACGATCCTCGTCGCTTCGGTGTCGCTGTAACCGATAAGGACGGTCGCATTGAACGCCTGGTGGAAAAACCTCAGGAATTTGTCTCCGACGAGGCTATTGTTGGTATTTATTACATCAAGGATACCAAGGTTCTAAAGGAATCCCTGAAGTACCTTATGGACAATAATATCCGTACCAAGAACGAATTCCAGCTGACGGACGCCCTGGAAATGATGATTCAGAAGGGTTGCTCCTTCCGTACCGCTCCTGTTGCTAAGTGGCTGGATTGCGGTCTTGCAGAAACCTTGCTGGAAACTAACGCAATCGTTTTGAATCGTAATGACAATTCTGCGGAAGCAGACTTTGAGGGTTGTGAAATCATCGCTCCTTGCTATATTGGCAGGGATGTCCGTATGGTCAACTGCAAGATTGGTCCTAACGTGTCTATCGGTGATGGCTGCTTTATCGAGAACAGTTCCTTGCAGGATGTTGTCGTCTGGGACGGCGTAAAGATTTCGGACAAGCAGTTGGATAACATCATTATCCACGAGTAA
- the nirJ1 gene encoding putative heme d1 biosynthesis radical SAM protein NirJ1, whose product MISITKLLMDAPNYGDQLRYTPKAHESKNGVSEGRGPVVVWNCTKTCNLKCVHCYARSEAIKYQNELTHEEGLALIDQLAEFNVPVILFSGGEPLLRPDFFELANYAASKGIRPTISTNGTCITPDVAQKLKDMGVGYVGISLDGNESTHDKFRGKEGAYQLAIRGIRNCVATGQKVGLRFTITKDNFRDLNSIFDLIEAENIDRACFYHLVYSGRGSGIVDHDLTHEESREVMDLIIDRVLDFKKRGLNKEILTVDNHADAVYLYQRMKREDPERAKKILELIQCNGGNRSGMAFGNIDSIGNVHPDQFTQYITLGNVRERKFGDIWTDESNPIMAGLKNRKPLLKGRCPKCAFLNLCNGNFRTRAEAVTGDFWEMDPACYLTDDEVVI is encoded by the coding sequence ATGATCAGTATTACCAAGCTTTTGATGGATGCTCCTAACTATGGAGACCAACTTCGTTACACCCCCAAGGCTCACGAATCCAAGAACGGTGTTTCTGAAGGCCGTGGCCCGGTAGTGGTATGGAATTGCACCAAGACCTGTAACTTGAAGTGTGTTCACTGCTATGCACGTTCTGAAGCTATCAAGTATCAGAACGAACTTACCCACGAAGAAGGCTTGGCTCTCATTGATCAGCTTGCGGAATTTAACGTTCCCGTGATTCTGTTTAGCGGTGGCGAACCGCTGCTCCGTCCGGATTTCTTTGAATTGGCCAATTATGCTGCCAGTAAGGGAATTCGCCCCACCATTTCTACCAATGGCACCTGCATTACTCCGGATGTGGCTCAGAAACTGAAGGATATGGGCGTTGGCTATGTAGGCATTAGCCTGGATGGGAACGAGTCTACTCACGACAAGTTCCGCGGTAAGGAAGGTGCCTACCAGTTGGCTATTCGCGGTATTCGTAACTGCGTGGCAACTGGACAGAAGGTTGGCCTCCGCTTTACCATCACCAAGGACAATTTCCGCGATCTGAATTCCATTTTCGACCTGATTGAAGCTGAAAATATCGATCGCGCCTGCTTCTACCATCTGGTCTATAGTGGCCGAGGCAGTGGCATTGTGGATCATGACCTGACTCATGAAGAAAGCCGTGAAGTAATGGACCTGATTATTGATCGCGTTCTTGATTTCAAGAAGCGTGGCCTGAACAAGGAAATCCTGACGGTGGATAATCACGCTGATGCAGTGTACCTCTATCAGCGCATGAAACGAGAAGATCCGGAACGCGCCAAGAAGATTCTTGAACTGATTCAGTGTAATGGCGGTAACCGCAGCGGCATGGCTTTTGGTAACATTGATAGCATTGGCAATGTCCATCCGGACCAGTTTACTCAGTACATTACCCTGGGTAACGTTCGTGAACGCAAGTTCGGCGATATCTGGACGGATGAATCCAATCCCATTATGGCTGGCCTCAAGAACCGCAAGCCCCTCCTGAAGGGACGTTGCCCCAAGTGCGCCTTCCTGAATCTCTGCAATGGTAACTTCCGTACCCGTGCAGAAGCTGTTACGGGCGACTTCTGGGAAATGGATCCGGCCTGCTACTTGACTGACGACGAAGTGGTGATTTAG
- the hemA gene encoding glutamyl-tRNA reductase, whose amino-acid sequence MRKIYMAGMNHKVAEIAVREKFYIPMDVKTEALKNNPFDELLILATCNRTEVYVASDRTLEQDELVRYVCDLAHQKYEDFVQFFYCSEGDAVVRHVMNVCAGLDSVAVGEDQILHQIGRAYETAHQHGTTGNSLNKLFQSAIHTTKRIKTETNLSKLSCNIPFLAMKQVQKTFDDLENRSVYIVGLGEMGSLMLKYVQENTTKIFASSRTFANAEKFGDVLTPVPFENRYSVMGKADVMILCSACQEPIVTKSEYKKNVMPTQVGIGCSNKQLERNRLVIDLGSPRNAEASIGELPGVQYVCVDDLEKIVSENRRLRMIELEAAQRILQEGIEEFLQWYRMDDVAKQINIHASQMVSTAEEECEKLLRSMPDLSAEDSERIRMMYVRFAKKMANDYLYKVKAENSAEDVKIFLDCLDKVMLTKTGMTGVK is encoded by the coding sequence ATGCGTAAGATTTACATGGCAGGAATGAATCATAAGGTGGCGGAAATTGCCGTCCGAGAGAAGTTTTACATTCCCATGGATGTGAAAACCGAAGCTCTCAAGAATAATCCTTTTGATGAACTTTTGATTCTTGCCACTTGTAACCGCACGGAAGTTTATGTGGCCTCTGATCGAACTCTGGAACAGGATGAACTGGTCCGCTATGTTTGCGATCTTGCTCATCAGAAGTACGAGGATTTCGTCCAGTTCTTTTATTGTTCTGAAGGGGATGCGGTTGTCCGGCATGTGATGAATGTCTGTGCTGGCCTTGACTCAGTGGCGGTGGGCGAGGATCAGATCCTTCACCAGATTGGCCGCGCTTACGAAACTGCTCATCAGCATGGCACAACGGGAAATAGCCTGAATAAGCTTTTCCAGAGTGCAATCCATACTACAAAACGGATCAAGACGGAAACCAACTTGAGTAAACTCAGTTGCAACATTCCGTTCCTGGCCATGAAACAGGTTCAGAAGACTTTTGACGACCTGGAAAATCGTTCCGTGTACATTGTTGGCCTAGGGGAAATGGGTTCCCTGATGCTCAAGTACGTTCAGGAAAATACCACCAAAATTTTTGCCAGCAGCAGGACGTTCGCCAATGCAGAAAAGTTTGGGGATGTGCTGACTCCAGTTCCTTTTGAAAATCGCTACAGTGTGATGGGTAAGGCGGATGTAATGATTCTTTGCAGTGCCTGCCAGGAACCTATTGTCACGAAAAGTGAATACAAAAAGAATGTCATGCCGACTCAGGTCGGCATCGGCTGTTCCAATAAGCAATTGGAAAGGAATCGACTTGTCATAGATTTAGGCAGTCCGCGAAATGCGGAAGCGTCTATTGGTGAATTGCCGGGCGTCCAGTACGTTTGCGTGGATGACCTGGAAAAGATAGTTTCTGAAAATCGTCGACTTCGCATGATTGAACTGGAAGCCGCCCAGAGGATCCTCCAGGAAGGTATTGAAGAATTCCTGCAATGGTATCGCATGGATGACGTGGCCAAGCAAATCAATATCCATGCAAGTCAGATGGTTTCTACTGCCGAAGAGGAGTGTGAAAAACTTCTCCGCTCCATGCCTGATTTGTCTGCCGAAGATTCTGAACGCATCAGGATGATGTATGTCCGTTTTGCAAAGAAGATGGCCAACGATTATTTGTACAAGGTGAAAGCTGAAAACTCCGCTGAAGATGTAAAAATTTTCCTGGATTGTCTTGATAAAGTCATGCTGACGAAAACCGGCATGACGGGGGTAAAATGA
- a CDS encoding tyrosine recombinase, which translates to MSKNSNRLDAFLAYLGVERNLSPMTIQSYQEDLRHFVTWLDESAIDLKDLTPEKLDLFLTTMANKVKGQDNTSKSRDGDQEVYAATSVARHFSSLRGFLKYMQNQGEYDFSTESMLATPRLGHYLPQYLTREEVDSVFESAAQGKNPLRDTALFELMYSAGLRISETLNIKLAQLDLDNEWLTPIGKGNKQRLIPLGSKAKENLKEWIEVGRPLTHPSTDNVILNSRGNPMSRMGAWKIVQQHTLHLTKQVSPHTFRHSFATHCLEAGMDLRVLQELLGHADISTTQIYTHVDKEFIKQEHKSFHPRERSDK; encoded by the coding sequence ATGAGCAAGAATTCCAACCGCCTTGACGCCTTTCTGGCTTATCTGGGAGTAGAGCGAAACCTTTCGCCCATGACCATCCAGAGCTATCAGGAGGACCTGAGACATTTTGTTACATGGCTGGACGAATCTGCCATCGACCTAAAAGATCTAACTCCGGAAAAACTGGACCTGTTCCTCACTACCATGGCTAACAAGGTTAAAGGGCAGGACAATACATCCAAAAGCCGAGACGGAGATCAGGAGGTATATGCAGCCACAAGCGTTGCCCGTCATTTTTCCAGCCTCCGCGGTTTTTTGAAATACATGCAGAACCAGGGCGAGTACGACTTCAGCACAGAATCCATGCTGGCAACGCCCCGACTCGGCCATTACCTACCGCAATACTTGACTCGTGAAGAAGTTGATAGCGTATTTGAAAGCGCAGCCCAGGGAAAGAATCCCTTGCGGGACACTGCCCTATTTGAATTGATGTACAGTGCCGGCCTTCGCATTTCAGAAACATTGAACATCAAGCTGGCTCAATTGGACTTGGATAACGAATGGCTCACCCCCATCGGCAAAGGAAATAAGCAACGTTTAATCCCGCTAGGTTCCAAGGCCAAGGAAAACCTGAAGGAATGGATCGAAGTCGGACGCCCCCTCACCCATCCTTCCACCGACAATGTCATCCTGAATTCCCGAGGGAATCCCATGAGCCGTATGGGCGCCTGGAAAATAGTTCAACAGCACACGCTTCACCTGACCAAGCAAGTTTCGCCACACACCTTTAGGCACAGTTTTGCCACTCATTGTCTGGAAGCGGGAATGGATCTGCGAGTGCTCCAGGAATTGTTAGGCCATGCCGATATTAGCACGACCCAAATTTACACTCACGTAGATAAAGAATTTATCAAGCAGGAACACAAGTCGTTCCATCCTCGAGAACGCAGCGACAAATAG
- the hemB gene encoding porphobilinogen synthase, whose translation MIIRPRRLRQNEVIRNMIAETAVNPASLIYPMFVVEGEGVKEEIPSMPNQFRFSIDELLKEMESFGPLGLKSVLLFGIPDHKDEMATEAYDEDGIVQRAIRAIKAKFPEIYVVTDVCLCEYMSHGHCGIIKNNDVDNDPTLELLAKTAVSQAAAGADMVAPSDMMDGHITAIREALDEAGYTNTPIMGYSAKFASAYYGPFRDAADSAPHFGNRKTYQMDVRNGREALHEVELDLEEGADIVMVKPGLAFLDVLRQTAEVSNVPVAVYNVSGEYSMVKAAAKMGWIDEDAIIRENLIAFKRAGADIIITYHAKDALEKGLLK comes from the coding sequence ATGATTATACGTCCTCGTCGTTTACGCCAAAATGAAGTCATCCGCAATATGATTGCGGAAACCGCAGTGAATCCCGCTTCCCTCATTTACCCCATGTTCGTGGTTGAGGGGGAAGGTGTTAAGGAAGAAATTCCTTCCATGCCTAACCAGTTCCGCTTTTCCATTGACGAACTGCTGAAGGAAATGGAATCTTTTGGTCCTCTCGGCCTTAAGTCAGTATTGCTGTTCGGTATTCCCGACCATAAAGATGAAATGGCTACGGAAGCCTACGATGAAGATGGTATTGTCCAGCGAGCAATCCGCGCTATCAAGGCTAAGTTTCCGGAAATCTACGTGGTGACCGATGTTTGCCTTTGCGAATACATGAGCCACGGTCACTGCGGCATCATCAAGAATAATGATGTGGATAACGACCCGACCTTGGAACTTCTTGCAAAGACTGCGGTCTCTCAGGCTGCCGCCGGTGCGGACATGGTGGCTCCCAGCGACATGATGGATGGTCATATTACTGCCATCCGTGAAGCTTTGGACGAAGCGGGCTATACCAACACTCCCATCATGGGTTATAGCGCCAAGTTCGCCAGCGCCTACTACGGACCTTTCCGTGATGCCGCCGATTCCGCACCCCATTTCGGCAATCGCAAGACTTACCAGATGGATGTCCGCAACGGTCGTGAAGCCCTTCACGAAGTGGAATTGGATTTGGAAGAAGGTGCCGATATTGTGATGGTGAAGCCGGGCCTCGCTTTCCTCGATGTACTCCGCCAGACTGCTGAAGTCAGTAACGTTCCTGTTGCCGTCTACAACGTCAGTGGTGAATACTCCATGGTGAAGGCTGCCGCCAAGATGGGCTGGATTGATGAAGATGCCATCATTCGCGAAAACCTCATCGCTTTCAAGCGTGCCGGTGCTGACATCATCATTACCTATCACGCCAAGGATGCCCTGGAAAAAGGCCTGCTGAAGTAA
- a CDS encoding NAD(P)-dependent oxidoreductase has product MKVVLIIAHNCIRPGAYRGFETVLDRLRHDMPDARIASTSLVDLDNDLRALLREDVESVTLLPYLLLNGQHSKGDIPAIVANAQKDFPQIPMTLLPPLGEWDGFADMVVKQVCKVNESPFSSKARSSDLKPQSVTKSSLFAIEVNLEGKNVLVVGGGRIALRKVKTLIPAGARITVVAPQFDPEFHILASELSDPDKIVNHQLAIVNLVERPYESLDLRGVSMVFICTDQPVVNAQVSNDARARRIMVNNACDYLDGDFIVPARMDFGENITVTVSTRGRAPSLAKKLKQKIQTDWAEDLVLLEKSFTSQVDDNQQPQSGNAASSPLKAP; this is encoded by the coding sequence ATGAAAGTTGTCCTGATCATCGCGCATAACTGCATCCGTCCGGGCGCTTACCGCGGTTTCGAAACCGTATTGGATCGTCTCCGTCACGATATGCCTGATGCTCGCATCGCAAGCACCAGCCTTGTGGATTTGGACAACGACCTTCGTGCCCTTTTGCGTGAGGATGTGGAGTCGGTGACGCTGTTGCCCTACTTGCTATTGAATGGACAACATTCCAAAGGGGATATTCCCGCAATTGTTGCTAACGCCCAGAAGGATTTCCCTCAAATTCCAATGACGCTTTTGCCGCCTCTTGGTGAATGGGATGGCTTTGCGGATATGGTTGTGAAGCAGGTCTGTAAGGTGAATGAATCTCCTTTCTCCTCAAAGGCCCGAAGCTCCGACCTCAAGCCACAAAGCGTCACGAAATCATCCCTCTTCGCCATCGAAGTGAATCTGGAAGGCAAGAATGTTCTTGTGGTTGGTGGGGGCCGTATTGCCCTTCGTAAGGTGAAGACTTTGATTCCTGCAGGAGCCCGCATTACTGTTGTTGCGCCTCAGTTTGATCCTGAGTTTCACATCCTTGCGTCGGAACTTTCCGATCCCGATAAAATCGTCAATCATCAATTGGCGATCGTCAATTTGGTCGAGCGTCCCTACGAATCTTTGGACCTTCGTGGAGTTTCCATGGTGTTTATCTGTACGGACCAGCCTGTGGTAAATGCTCAGGTCAGCAACGATGCCCGTGCCCGACGCATTATGGTGAATAATGCCTGCGATTATCTGGACGGTGATTTTATTGTTCCCGCAAGAATGGACTTCGGTGAAAATATTACCGTCACCGTTTCTACCCGTGGCCGCGCCCCCAGTCTTGCAAAGAAATTAAAACAGAAAATCCAAACGGATTGGGCTGAAGACCTAGTTCTACTAGAAAAGTCTTTTACAAGTCAAGTTGATGATAATCAGCAACCTCAAAGCGGCAACGCCGCGTCCTCACCCCTCAAAGCGCCGTAG
- a CDS encoding penicillin-binding protein activator LpoB: MRKLFCLLALGMSLCLIACGGGNSKKVTRLDAGSTTDLSGKWNDTDSRLVAEEMIPSCLNSGKISKAIAEMGRTPTVVIGKVKNKSHEHISVETFIKDMERVLINSGEVDFVAGATERQALRDEVMDQRGNATEETAKELGMETGADWMLTGSINTIVDQEGGQAVIFYQVDLELTDLQSHKKLWIGDKKIKKFISRDAAKL, translated from the coding sequence ATGCGTAAACTTTTCTGTCTTCTCGCTCTGGGTATGAGTCTTTGCCTGATTGCTTGCGGTGGCGGCAATAGCAAGAAGGTGACCCGTCTGGACGCAGGTTCTACTACTGACCTTTCCGGTAAGTGGAATGATACCGACTCCCGTCTCGTTGCCGAAGAAATGATTCCCAGCTGCTTGAACAGCGGCAAGATTTCCAAGGCTATTGCCGAAATGGGCCGTACTCCCACTGTCGTTATTGGCAAGGTGAAGAACAAGAGCCACGAACATATCAGCGTCGAAACCTTCATCAAGGATATGGAACGCGTCCTCATCAATTCTGGCGAAGTGGACTTCGTTGCCGGTGCAACCGAACGTCAGGCTCTCCGTGATGAAGTGATGGATCAGCGTGGCAACGCTACCGAAGAAACCGCTAAGGAACTTGGCATGGAAACTGGCGCAGACTGGATGCTCACTGGCTCCATCAACACCATCGTCGACCAGGAAGGTGGCCAGGCTGTAATCTTCTACCAGGTTGACCTGGAACTCACCGATCTCCAGAGCCACAAGAAGCTGTGGATTGGCGACAAGAAGATCAAGAAGTTCATCTCCAGAGATGCTGCAAAGCTTTAA
- the hemC gene encoding hydroxymethylbilane synthase, which translates to MKLRIATRKSALALAQTTMAADEIVAANAGLAYELVSMTTEGDRRLDKSLASFGGKGVFIKELEVALLEGRADIAIHSLKDMPAEVLPEFKLAAVLKREDPRDAFLARGGAAGVKFMNLPAGAKVGTGSVRRVVQLKALRPDLEYVPIRGNIQTRISKLSELDGVVLAAAGLKRMGLEDQVTEYFDTDKMLPASGQGILAIETLADHAENLQGHADECLHQLSYPEIQAILSRVNHMETFCIAVAEMAFLKALDAGCQFPVASFAEYGHGTLKIRGIYWDESSKRLLRAEDSAPLDIGAESALLCAKSLGVSLAGKIRNQL; encoded by the coding sequence ATGAAATTAAGAATCGCAACCCGAAAGAGTGCGCTTGCTCTGGCTCAGACAACCATGGCTGCAGACGAAATCGTTGCGGCTAACGCAGGACTGGCTTACGAACTGGTATCCATGACTACCGAAGGGGACCGCCGTCTGGACAAGTCCCTCGCTAGCTTTGGTGGTAAGGGTGTTTTCATTAAGGAACTGGAAGTCGCTCTTCTTGAGGGCCGTGCCGACATTGCAATTCATAGCCTCAAGGACATGCCTGCAGAGGTGCTGCCGGAATTCAAGCTGGCTGCAGTTCTTAAACGAGAAGACCCGCGAGATGCTTTCCTTGCCCGCGGCGGTGCTGCAGGCGTGAAGTTCATGAATCTGCCTGCAGGTGCAAAAGTAGGTACAGGAAGTGTCCGTCGCGTAGTACAGCTGAAGGCCTTGCGTCCGGATCTGGAATACGTGCCTATCCGCGGAAATATTCAGACCCGTATTTCCAAGCTTTCTGAATTGGATGGCGTTGTTCTTGCTGCCGCAGGCCTTAAACGTATGGGCCTTGAAGATCAGGTAACGGAATATTTTGATACGGACAAGATGCTTCCTGCAAGTGGGCAGGGAATTCTTGCCATCGAGACCCTTGCAGACCATGCAGAAAACTTGCAAGGTCATGCCGACGAATGTCTGCATCAGCTGTCCTATCCCGAAATTCAGGCAATCCTCTCCCGTGTTAACCACATGGAAACCTTTTGCATTGCCGTTGCGGAAATGGCTTTCCTGAAGGCTCTTGATGCAGGCTGTCAGTTCCCAGTGGCAAGTTTTGCCGAGTATGGTCACGGAACCTTGAAAATTCGCGGCATCTATTGGGATGAATCTAGCAAACGTCTTCTTCGGGCGGAAGATTCCGCTCCTTTGGATATTGGTGCTGAATCCGCTTTGCTTTGTGCAAAATCACTAGGCGTGAGTCTTGCTGGGAAAATTAGGAATCAACTTTAA
- the cobA gene encoding uroporphyrinogen-III C-methyltransferase has product MMNGKVYLIGAGPGDPGLFTLKGKSILEAADVVVYDRLVSPSILAFCNEKAKMVDVGKMPTHHKVKQSEINKLLVKFAQEMPGATIARLKGGDPFVFGRGGEEGLELVEAGIEFEVVPGITSAISVPAYAGIPVSHRGIATSFHIITGHEREDGEAGGLDFDALAKCPGTLIFLMGISNMETISRRLIECGKDPKTPLAFIEKGTTPYQRTVTCTLETAGETIVRENVTAPAITIMGGVVELGNTLAWRKKMPLSGKRLVVTRAAKQSSGITARLTALGAEVIETPMIETRGVEPRVGSLDGNVADFADLANFDVLAFTSTNGVESFFESLFKAGLDIRVLAGKKIASVGKITEKKLQERGIRCDYVPEDHTGEGLGKLLASMCASVPCHSELYETKNFSSQVELCPLGRSTKCEVEESSIDESRILLLQGNLADDTLTTLLPKAIRWVVYETLPVTEMPDWKREAVATADAVVFASSSAVENFVKLLPQSTEGVISIPSAQSPRLAFSIGRMTTATAKKYGFEVVESEETTMDSLVKKVVEYESCPDHRA; this is encoded by the coding sequence ATGATGAATGGAAAAGTTTATTTGATTGGTGCGGGTCCTGGTGATCCGGGATTGTTCACCCTGAAAGGGAAGTCTATTTTGGAGGCGGCCGATGTGGTCGTCTATGATCGACTTGTTTCCCCCTCGATTCTGGCTTTTTGCAATGAAAAGGCTAAAATGGTGGATGTGGGCAAGATGCCTACACATCATAAGGTGAAACAGTCCGAAATCAATAAACTGCTGGTGAAGTTCGCCCAGGAAATGCCTGGGGCAACCATTGCTCGCCTAAAGGGCGGAGATCCCTTTGTTTTTGGAAGAGGCGGTGAAGAAGGCCTTGAACTGGTCGAGGCTGGAATTGAATTTGAAGTGGTTCCTGGCATTACATCAGCCATTTCCGTTCCTGCCTATGCAGGTATTCCTGTAAGCCATCGTGGAATTGCAACGAGCTTTCATATTATCACAGGCCATGAACGAGAAGATGGTGAGGCCGGTGGCCTTGATTTTGACGCGCTAGCCAAGTGCCCGGGTACTTTGATTTTCCTTATGGGCATTTCCAATATGGAAACGATTTCCCGACGCTTGATCGAATGCGGTAAGGATCCTAAGACACCTTTGGCTTTTATTGAAAAGGGAACCACTCCTTATCAGCGTACAGTGACCTGCACTTTGGAAACGGCAGGGGAGACTATTGTCCGTGAAAATGTGACCGCTCCTGCTATTACCATTATGGGCGGTGTGGTGGAACTGGGTAATACACTTGCCTGGCGAAAGAAAATGCCGCTCTCCGGTAAGCGTCTTGTGGTGACCCGCGCTGCAAAACAGTCTAGCGGAATCACTGCTCGATTGACCGCTCTCGGTGCCGAAGTCATTGAAACACCTATGATCGAGACTCGTGGGGTTGAACCTCGCGTTGGTTCTTTGGACGGGAATGTTGCAGATTTTGCGGACCTTGCAAACTTTGATGTCCTCGCATTCACAAGTACGAATGGCGTAGAAAGTTTCTTCGAATCTTTGTTCAAGGCGGGCTTGGATATTCGTGTCCTTGCGGGTAAGAAAATTGCTTCTGTGGGTAAGATCACCGAAAAGAAACTGCAGGAACGAGGCATCCGTTGCGATTATGTTCCTGAGGATCATACGGGCGAAGGGCTGGGCAAACTGCTTGCTTCGATGTGTGCTTCCGTCCCGTGTCATTCTGAGCTATACGAAACTAAGAACTTTAGTTCTCAAGTTGAGTTATGCCCTTTGGGTAGAAGCACGAAGTGCGAAGTCGAAGAATCTAGCATTGACGAGTCCCGCATTCTCCTGTTGCAGGGCAACCTGGCAGACGACACTCTGACGACTCTTCTCCCGAAGGCTATCCGCTGGGTGGTTTATGAAACCCTTCCGGTAACTGAAATGCCTGACTGGAAACGTGAAGCGGTCGCTACTGCAGACGCTGTGGTATTTGCAAGCTCCAGCGCCGTGGAGAATTTTGTGAAGTTGCTACCTCAAAGCACCGAAGGTGTGATCTCAATCCCCAGCGCGCAAAGCCCTCGCTTAGCGTTCTCCATCGGTCGCATGACTACCGCCACAGCAAAGAAGTATGGCTTTGAAGTGGTTGAAAGCGAAGAAACCACCATGGATTCCTTGGTGAAGAAAGTTGTAGAATATGAAAGTTGTCCTGATCATCGCGCATAA
- a CDS encoding Lrp/AsnC family transcriptional regulator: MSDLEQRILDVIQDGFPVVERPYAAIADLLNRSAASLADGCRHLRCCSEQQVFDVVESLRSSGVIRRIGGVYDTKRLGLVSRLCAGKVPENRLDQFAATVMEISAITHNYIRSHEYNVWFTVIAENETALQTIIENLCGLTALHDVHSMPARKMFKINTVMTRQSCSQKSSGTNPMGHAGETQHQLLTHEDKIRIRLLSGDIPHTLTPFKDVFQNARLCESMCFVDFLDCARRDISEKRMRRFGAVLRHQQAGFPYNAMVCFDVGENASEAGAKLAANPHVSHCYERPPFEGFPYNVYGMFHAQSEDELSRFVQEAAETLGNPKYAVLHSLKELKKTSYKYFAE; the protein is encoded by the coding sequence ATGTCGGATTTAGAACAACGTATTCTTGATGTTATCCAAGATGGCTTTCCTGTCGTGGAGCGCCCTTATGCTGCTATTGCGGATTTGCTGAATAGGAGTGCTGCAAGTCTTGCTGATGGATGTCGGCATTTGCGGTGTTGTTCTGAACAGCAGGTTTTTGATGTTGTCGAATCCTTGCGTTCCTCGGGCGTAATCCGTCGCATTGGGGGCGTGTACGACACGAAGCGTCTTGGTCTGGTCAGTCGCCTGTGTGCAGGAAAAGTTCCCGAAAATCGGCTGGACCAGTTTGCCGCTACTGTCATGGAAATTTCCGCTATTACCCACAATTACATTCGCTCTCACGAATACAATGTGTGGTTTACCGTGATTGCGGAAAATGAAACGGCGCTCCAGACCATTATTGAAAATCTCTGCGGGTTGACTGCTTTGCATGACGTCCATTCCATGCCTGCCAGGAAAATGTTCAAGATCAATACCGTGATGACTCGGCAGTCCTGTTCGCAGAAATCTTCAGGAACAAACCCTATGGGTCATGCTGGGGAAACTCAACATCAGCTGCTGACGCATGAAGACAAAATCCGAATTCGTTTGCTGAGCGGCGATATTCCTCATACTCTGACTCCGTTTAAGGATGTGTTCCAGAACGCGAGATTGTGCGAATCAATGTGCTTTGTTGATTTCTTGGATTGTGCTCGTAGGGATATTTCTGAAAAACGCATGCGTCGTTTTGGCGCTGTCCTGCGTCATCAGCAGGCGGGCTTCCCTTACAATGCCATGGTCTGCTTTGATGTAGGGGAAAATGCCTCCGAGGCTGGTGCAAAATTGGCGGCCAACCCTCATGTGTCTCACTGCTACGAACGTCCACCTTTTGAAGGATTTCCCTACAATGTTTACGGGATGTTCCATGCCCAAAGTGAAGATGAATTGTCCAGATTCGTCCAGGAGGCCGCAGAAACGCTTGGAAACCCGAAGTACGCGGTTCTTCATTCCCTGAAGGAATTAAAGAAAACGAGCTACAAGTATTTTGCGGAATAG